In one window of Photorhabdus laumondii subsp. laumondii DNA:
- the hpaB gene encoding 4-hydroxyphenylacetate 3-monooxygenase, oxygenase component, which yields MKPEDFRADKKRPFTGEEYLKSLQDGREIYIYGERVKDVTTHPAFRNSAASIGQLYDALHAPETHDTLCWNTDTGSGGYTHKFFRFATSADDLRQQRDAIAEWSRQTYGWMGRTPDYKAAFGNALGAFPEYYGQFADNARVWYKRIQETGVYFNHAIINPPIDRHKPIDQTRDVYIKLEKETDAGIIVSGAKVVATNSALTHYNFIGFGSAQIMGDNPDFALMFVTPMDAEGMKLISRGSYELVAGVTGSPFDYPLSSRFDENDAILVMDKVLIPWENVLIYRDFDRSRNWAVQAGFANLFPLQACVRLAVKLDFITALLQRSLECTGVIEFRGVQADLGEVVAWRNLFWSLSDAMWAEAKPWKGGAYMPDTQAIQTYRVMAPTAYTKIKNIIESNVTSGLIYLPSSVRDMNNPEIDKYLARYVRGSNGIDHVERIKILKLMWDAIGSEFGGRHELYEINYAGSQDEIRMQCLRHAHGSGNMKKMMDMVDRCLADYDQHGWRRPHLYNNNDINQLDKLLK from the coding sequence ATGAAACCAGAAGATTTTCGCGCCGACAAAAAACGTCCTTTCACCGGTGAAGAGTACTTGAAAAGCCTTCAGGATGGCCGCGAAATTTACATTTATGGCGAACGCGTAAAAGATGTCACTACACATCCCGCATTCCGCAATTCTGCTGCTTCAATTGGTCAGTTGTACGATGCCCTGCACGCCCCGGAAACCCATGATACCCTGTGCTGGAATACCGATACCGGCAGTGGCGGGTATACTCACAAATTCTTCCGCTTTGCTACCAGTGCGGATGATCTGCGCCAACAACGTGATGCGATTGCTGAGTGGTCACGTCAAACCTATGGCTGGATGGGCCGTACACCTGACTATAAAGCGGCCTTCGGTAACGCACTCGGCGCATTCCCTGAATATTATGGCCAGTTCGCTGATAACGCCCGTGTCTGGTACAAACGTATTCAGGAAACAGGCGTTTACTTTAACCATGCCATTATCAATCCCCCCATCGATCGCCATAAACCCATCGATCAGACACGCGATGTCTATATTAAGCTAGAAAAAGAGACTGATGCCGGTATCATCGTCAGCGGCGCAAAAGTGGTAGCAACTAACTCAGCACTGACTCACTATAACTTTATTGGTTTTGGCTCCGCACAAATAATGGGAGATAACCCTGATTTCGCTTTGATGTTTGTCACGCCAATGGATGCGGAAGGCATGAAACTGATCTCCCGCGGCTCCTATGAATTGGTAGCAGGTGTAACAGGTTCCCCATTCGATTATCCCTTATCCAGCCGTTTCGATGAAAACGATGCGATTCTGGTGATGGATAAGGTCCTTATTCCTTGGGAAAATGTCCTGATTTACCGTGATTTTGACCGCTCACGCAACTGGGCAGTTCAAGCAGGTTTCGCCAATCTGTTCCCATTACAGGCTTGTGTACGACTAGCAGTGAAACTGGATTTTATTACTGCCCTGCTACAAAGGAGCCTGGAATGTACCGGCGTGATAGAATTCCGTGGTGTTCAGGCTGACCTGGGTGAAGTGGTTGCCTGGCGTAACCTGTTTTGGTCACTGAGTGATGCGATGTGGGCAGAAGCCAAACCGTGGAAAGGCGGCGCTTATATGCCGGATACCCAAGCAATACAAACTTATCGCGTTATGGCACCAACGGCTTACACTAAAATTAAGAATATTATTGAAAGTAACGTCACCAGCGGCCTAATTTATCTACCATCTAGTGTACGTGATATGAATAATCCAGAAATTGATAAATATCTGGCCCGGTATGTTCGGGGTTCCAACGGAATCGATCACGTTGAGCGCATTAAGATTTTAAAACTGATGTGGGATGCCATTGGTAGTGAATTCGGTGGCCGTCACGAGTTGTACGAAATCAACTACGCCGGAAGTCAGGATGAAATTCGTATGCAATGTCTGCGTCATGCTCATGGCTCTGGCAATATGAAAAAAATGATGGATATGGTTGATCGCTGCCTTGCTGATTATGATCAGCATGGCTGGCGGAGGCCACATTTATACAACAATAACGATATTAACCAGTTAGATAAGCTGCTGAAATAA